The Salvelinus sp. IW2-2015 linkage group LG4q.2, ASM291031v2, whole genome shotgun sequence genome includes the window tccagaagaagattgggagaattcaTATGGTCAGGAtaaaccaaatataacttttggtaaaaactcaactcgtcgttttggaggacaaagaatgctgagttgaaTCAAAgaccaccatacctactgtgaagcatggggtgaaacatcatgcatttggggctgtttttctgcaaaagggaccaggacgactgatccgtgtaaaggaaagatgaatgggggccatgtatcgtgagattttgagtgaaaagcCTCCTTCCATCAGAAAGGGCATTGAAAGATGACgttggctgggtcttcagcaatgacaatgacccaaacacaccgcccgggcaaacgaaggagtgcttcgtaagaagcatttcaaggtcctggagtggcctagccagtctccaagatctcaacccatagaaaatcttgtgAGGAGTTtgaaaagtccgtgttgccacAGCAAACagcccccaaaacatcactgctctagaggagatctgcatggaggaatgggccaaaataccagcaacagtgtgtgaaaaccttgtgaagacttacagaaacatTTGACCCTGTCATTgtcaacaaagggtatataacaaagtattgaggtAAAACTTtggttattgaccaaatactttatTTCCACCATTATTTcataaaattcattaaaaatcctacaatgtgattttctggattttcttttctcattttgtctgtcatagttgaagtgtacctatgatgaaaattacaggcctcatctttttaagtgggagaacttgcacaattggtggctaactaaatacttttttgccccactgtatattaaccGGCTCAGGCAACATTGTTCCCTCATCTCAtctcccaaattaatgtaatgaaTGGGTCCTTTCCCCATCCCAGTGGGAAAATCTGCTTCAAATGACGTCATTACACTGGTTGTAATTTGGTTATGATgacatcatttcaaccagttttgcctgtCGGCATGGACCTCAACAAATCCTTTCAAATGATGAGTAATGAGATGatgtttacattgtgttgtttaatagCAGTATGCCCTTTCCCCCCCTACCTTTCAGGGGCAGCGTACTGTCAGTTCATGGACATGCTGTTTCCAGGCTGTGTCCTTCTAAAGAAGGTCAAGTTCCAGGCCAAGCTGGAACACGAGTTCATACACAACTTCAAGGTTCTCCAGGCGGCCTTCAAGAGGATGGGCGTTGACAAAGTCAGGCTATTATCTATTTATCATCATCTGTTAAGCATTGTAAATCATTTATATACTAAAAGAAGTAGTGTCCCGAACAAATTGTGACTGCAGCCGTGTGAGGGCTTGCAGCTAGATTCTTCAGTGGAAAGATTGTCATCTCTCAAATAACGTTTTCTAACATGTATTCATATTCCTACAGATAATTCCCGTGGAGAAGCTGGTAAAAGGAAAGTTCCAGGATAACTTTGAGTTTGTGCAGTGGTTCAAGAAATTCTTTGACGCCAACTATGATGGGAAGGAGTACGACCCGCTACAGGCCAGACAGGGACAAGATGTGAACCCCGCCCCCAATCCAGGTGATCACTTTTCCCACAGACCAAAGAGAACTCATGGCCCTGCAGGTAACCCAACAGAATGGTTCTACCTCTTCTGAATGGGATTGTCTCGCTGATTGAGCTTTGGATGGCTCAAAACACTCACAGCGctctgcaagtgtgtgtgtatgtgtgtctctgtgtgtgtgtgctctgcacGATTCACAGCATTTTAGAAACAGTCAAGGAAAGGTAGCTCTGTGAGTGACTGTCAAGAATTCTTGTGATCTCCACAGTACCTTTAGCAGACTTGATGAACACAAAGACATTATTTTCCAatctataaatatattttgttctaGTGATCCTTCATGTAGTGAATTGATAATTGTGCCACCCCTTTGGGACCCTTCGTACCTAGTGGttatagtgttgggccagtaaccgaaaggttgctggattgaatccccgagctgacaaggtaaaaatctgtcgttctgtccctgaacaaggcggttaacccactgttctccggtaggctgtcattttaaataataatttgttcttaactgacttgcctagttaaataaaggtaaaaaaaatgtgCCCTGCTATGTATAAAAGCAGTTTTTTTGTGCATTGTCTTTTGGCATTAAGGTTGAAAATCAATCATCATCGTTTCTCAAAATCCATAGTGTTGGTTACACCACAGGCAAAACATGATGGTATCCTTTCAACATGGTTCTCATTGGTTAAACCACAGGCAAAACATGATGGGTAATTGCTTTTCACATGGTTCTCATTGGTTTAACCAAAGGCAAAACATGATGGTATCCGTTTCAACATGGTTCTGCATTGGTTAAAACCACAGGCAAAACATGATGTGTGCTTTCAACATGGTTCTCATTGGTTACACACAGGCAAAACATGATGGTATGCTTTCAACATGGTTCTCATTGGTTAAACCACAGGCCAAACATGAATGTAATGCTTTCAACATGGTTCTCATTGGTTTACCAGCACAAGAAAAAGTATAGGCCATATCTTAGAGATATCAATACATATATAGTTAACCAACAGAGCCAAAACAATGAATGGTTATGCTTTCACATGGGTTCCTCATTGGTTACACCACAAGGCAAAACATGATGGTATGCTTTCAACATGGTTCTCATTGGTTACACCACAGGCAAAACATGATGGTATGCTTTCAACATGGTTCTCATTGAAATGCTGTAGTTGTATCCATAGCTTTGAATGCATGGGATGACAAACAATTAGTATTTGTTCAAGATGTTTACTAGTGTTTTGACTACTTTTAGTTTACTATTTGTTTAATAGTATTCTGTTTACATTTACTATGAATATGGCTGGGATTCACTCCAAGGCCCGTTATAGAGCAGTGCACTAGACATCTGACAATGCGCCTTTTAAAGGCATTTTCCCCCCTCCTACGTTTTCCGAGATCACTTTTACTGTAAATGACCTTTAAAAGCCTGCTCTATAAATCGCCTTGGTTTGAATCCTGGCCTAAATGTTAGAACAGTAAACCTGCACTGCAACACCTAGGGCCCAATTCAATCTGTATTGCAGAAGAGCCACAGTATAGCACGAtggaaatgtaaaggtcattttccgattgagccgacacatgcagcgtttaccgtgaatctctgtgaacgcgggaacattgcctttaacttTAGATTGTGCTATACCACGGTTCTGCGACACGGATTGAATCTAGCCCTGACACTATCTGATTATTCCAGGCCCCCAGAGGCACTCGCCCACGGTGCCCAAGATCCTACCCACGCCCCAGAGGGTGCTGAACACCACTGTGCATGTGCGGAAGGCCCCGGCCCTGGCGCGGAACGGGGGCACCGACGCGGAACTGTTGGAGCTAAATCAACAGGTAGAGTCCCAGGGAGGGTCAGGAGGCCTTTACATAGGTCAAGTAAACTAATGGGCCATATGACTGTAGTATTGACAGTATTCAATAAAAATTAACCTATATTCGTTTTGCCTCAGTTAtcaggttttatttactgcaagTAGAGTTATGCTTAGCCCTGAGACTTGACCGTAGCCTACACCCACGTCTCGGGGCTAAGTCATGCTTTGGTCTGGAATGTGTGAGTGTAAGTTCACACTAGAGTTGGCATCCTAATTTCTTACTCAGTTGTCACGTAGACAATAAAGGATATATTTGGGGCATATTAGGAAACTAAATGTAAGTATAGTTTAAGTATAGTAAGTATGTTACTAACATAACACTACTCAGTGAGTACTACATTTACATTGTCATTCCCTGTGTGTTTGAAACAACCTGTTCTTCCCATGTGTAGTTGATGGAGCTGAAGTTAACAGTGGACGgactagagaaggagagagatttcTACTTCAGTAAGCTGAGAGACATTGAGCTGATCTGTCAGGAACACGAGAGTGACACCAACCCTCACCTCTCCAGGATCATGGACATTCTCTACGCCACAGAGGTACCTCTCACAACCACAGACATATGAATTCAATttgttcatatactgtacattggtcAACACTGAAACTAAGGGCTTTTATTAAATCTGTATCGCTAAAACTTTACAGATTGCGTGATAGAAATGTCAAGGTAATTTCCTTTTGAGCCGAATTAAGCAGCGTTTACACGGGaagattgcctttaaatttcaatcacgctgtaaatcTGTACTTCCGCAATACGGATTGAACAGAGCCCTAAGTATAGAATAGCCAACTTTTTTAAAACTAGAGATAGCAATTGCAATTAGCTATCCTTAAttgtctctacccctctctcatgTATAAAATATGAACTCATATTATTATAAAGTATACAAGGGTTGTGAGTTATCATCAACATTCTCTGTAAATTTGATGATATCTGTATTTTAGGACGGCTTTGCTGCTCCAGATGATGACGAGATTGATGGACAGGCCCACTTGGACCAGGATGAATACTGAGTCTCTAATACCTTCTGTCTGccacatccccctctccctcctctaataCCTTCTCTCCATCcacatccacctctccctcctctaataCCTTCTGTCTGccacatccccctctccctcctctaataCCTTCTGTCTGccacatccccctctccctcctctaataccttctctccatccactcccctctccctcctctaataCTTCTGTCTGCcacatcccctctccctcctctaataCTTCTGTCTGcacatccacctctccctcctctaataACCTTCTGTCGccacatccccctctccctcctctaataCCTTCTGTCTGCACATCCCTCCCTACTCTAATACCTTCTGTCTGccacatccccctctccctcctctaaatACTTCTGTTTCCTGCTCCCacatccccctcttcccctctaatACCTTCTGTCTGCCACATccaccctcttccctcctctaatACCTTCTCTCCATCTACCcatccctgcctctcctcctcttaatACCTTCTGTCTGCcacatcccctctccctcctctaataCGTCTCTGTCTGCCACATCCCCGCTCTCCCTCCTCATAATACCTTTCTTCGCCACATCCCGCCTCACCATCCTCTAAAATACTTTCTCTCTGCACATCCACCTCTCCCTGGCCTACTCTATACTTCTGTCTGCcacatccacctctccctcctctaaacCCTTCTCTCCATacatattcctctctctctctcctgtctctccttctctctctctctctctccctctctctctctctcttattctcctcTCTTTGCCCCTCTCTTGTTCTTGTTTTCtaatctcttttcctctcttcctctcttttcatatgtatatatgtgtgtctcctccttccccctcggctatgtactgtacatacaccatTACATCTCAGTGTCATAAgctacccctccctcccccccaatGACACAGTAGCAGCAACAATAACAGAACATATCCTAGTCGTTCCAGCATGGTACATAGTATAACACAGAATAATGACCCAAACCAAGGTGATATTAATGGGGGTGTTAGGCCTGCACAATTCATTCAGAGTTGTAAATATGACAAAAAAGGAACGATTTTGAAATAAGGTAGATGTCTGAatgcatttgttttgtttgtcttttggTTTGACTCGCGCTTTTTCTAAAAACTAATTTTGGTTCTATTCCGGAGCGTAGAAAGCACCTTGTGCATGTTACTGTATTACAGGTTACCACAAGAGTCCTAAAGTAGACTAACAAAATCACCTATGACAACAAATTATAATTCATTCGTTTTTACTTTCTTATTTATTGATTTGGATTTTAACTACTATCGGTACAATAATTGGtgcaaaatgtatgtaaattaaaCAATACTGTAACGTATGCTCATGGTAGTGAAAAGGCTTAAGCTTTTTATTTGAGTTGATGGCATGTAGTAACGTCAAGGGAAAATGCATTAAAGAAAGTGGTCCAGAAATAATAATTTAGGTATAGGATATGACCAATGCTCTTTGACTGTACTCATTCTGGATTAGCTGTATTTGAACATGAGAATGTCATAAATTAACAGGGAATGGGCGATATATTCATAAACTAATTTATGTGGAGATTTTATCTTCAATTAGAAGTGTCTGGGTACATGCCATGGTATTTATTATGTATAATAAGTTTTAAATTAATTTGGTATTAACAATACCTGAGTTATTACTATGTAAGCTGACTATGGCAGcaaattgttt containing:
- the LOC111963506 gene encoding microtubule-associated protein RP/EB family member 3 isoform X1, encoding MCTILAKLYSRHSMRWLLLVLFVSTQRMAVNVHATSVSCDTLSRHDMLAWLNDSLHLTYTKIEQLCSGAAYCQFMDMLFPGCVLLKKVKFQAKLEHEFIHNFKVLQAAFKRMGVDKIIPVEKLVKGKFQDNFEFVQWFKKFFDANYDGKEYDPLQARQGQDVNPAPNPGPQRHSPTVPKILPTPQRVLNTTVHVRKAPALARNGGTDAELLELNQQLMELKLTVDGLEKERDFYFSKLRDIELICQEHESDTNPHLSRIMDILYATEDGFAAPDDDEIDGQAHLDQDEY
- the LOC111963506 gene encoding microtubule-associated protein RP/EB family member 3 isoform X3; translated protein: MCTILAKLYSRHSMRWLLLVLFVSTQRMAVNVHATSVSCDTLSRHDMLAWLNDSLHLTYTKIEQLCSGAAYCQFMDMLFPGCVLLKKVKFQAKLEHEFIHNFKVLQAAFKRMGVDKIIPVEKLVKGKFQDNFEFVQWFKKFFDANYDGKEYDPLQARQGQDVNPAPNPGDHFSHRPKRTHGPAGPQRHSPTVPKILPTPQRVLNTTVHVRKAPALARNGGTDAELLELNQQLMELKLTVDGLEKERDFYFSKLRDIELICQEHESDTNPHLSRIMDILYATEDGFAAPDDDEIDGQAHLDQDEY
- the LOC111963506 gene encoding microtubule-associated protein RP/EB family member 3 isoform X2; the encoded protein is MAVNVHATSVSCDTLSRHDMLAWLNDSLHLTYTKIEQLCSGAAYCQFMDMLFPGCVLLKKVKFQAKLEHEFIHNFKVLQAAFKRMGVDKIIPVEKLVKGKFQDNFEFVQWFKKFFDANYDGKEYDPLQARQGQDVNPAPNPGPQRHSPTVPKILPTPQRVLNTTVHVRKAPALARNGGTDAELLELNQQLMELKLTVDGLEKERDFYFSKLRDIELICQEHESDTNPHLSRIMDILYATEDGFAAPDDDEIDGQAHLDQDEY